A window of the Physeter macrocephalus isolate SW-GA chromosome 7, ASM283717v5, whole genome shotgun sequence genome harbors these coding sequences:
- the LOC112065655 gene encoding folliculin-interacting protein 2-like, with protein sequence MLGEMMFGSVAMSYKGSTLKIHYIRSPPQLMVSKVFSARMGSFCGSTNNLQDSFEYISQDPNLGKLNTSQNNLGPCRTGSHLGVLQGCGGKPPPGAAEGGPLRLSRSASFFAGWCGMPSAVRPAHVSKPWAGS encoded by the exons ATGCTTGGGGAGATGATGTTCGGCTCGGTCGCCATGAGCTACAAAGGCTCCACCCTGAAGATTCACTACATACG ttctcCTCCACAGCTGATGGTTAGTAAAGTCTTCTCCGCCAGAATGGGCAGCTTCTGTGGGAGTACAAATAA CTTGCAAGACAGCTTCGAGTACATCAGCCAAGACCCTAACCTGGGGAAGCTGAACACAAGTCAGAATAACCTGGGTCCCTGTCGCACTGGCAGTCACCTAG GCGTGCTGCAGGGATGCGGCGGCAAACCGCCACCGGGGGCGGCTGAAGGAGGACCGCTCCGGCTCAGCCGCAGTGCCTCTTTCTTTGCAGGTTGGTGTGGGATGCCGAGCGCGGTGCGACCCGCACACGTTAGTAAACCCTGGGCAGGTTCTTAG